The proteins below are encoded in one region of Balaenoptera ricei isolate mBalRic1 chromosome 6, mBalRic1.hap2, whole genome shotgun sequence:
- the TUSC1 gene encoding tumor suppressor candidate gene 1 protein — translation MWRMRGGATRRGSCGGGDSRGQGRPGRVRGGGGSGGWRGRAGGARQQLEERFADLAASHLEAIRARDERDRQNARLREENARLRLENRRLKRENRSLFRQALRLPGEGDDGAYAEAARATPGPEEASTNRRARGGGPEDEQGSPRALRARLEKLEAMYRRALMQLHVEQRGPRPRGDKEEPCPRRPDSVQRTPEPEPEPSEPWL, via the coding sequence ATGTGGCGCATGCGTGGTGGCGCCACCAGGCGCGGGAGCTGCGGCGGAGGGGACAGCCGCGGGCAGGGCCGCCCGGGCCGCGTTCGTGGGGGTGGCGGCAGCGGGGGCTGGCGAGGCCGCGCGGGCGGCGCCCGACAGCAGCTGGAGGAGCGGTTCGCCGACTTGGCAGCGAGCCACCTAGAGGCCATCCGCGCGCGGGACGAGCGGGACCGACAGAACGCGCGGCTGCGTGAGGAGAACGCCCGACTGCGGCTCGAGAACCGGCGGCTGAAGCGCGAGAACCGCAGCCTCTTCCGTCAGGCCTTGCGGCTCCCCGGCGAGGGTGATGACGGGGCGTACGCGGAGGCGGCGAGGGCGACCCCGGGCCCCGAGGAGGCCAGCACGAACAGGAGGGCTAGGGGCGGCGGCCCCGAGGACGAGCAGGGCAGCCCCAGGGCCCTGAGAGCCCGGCTTGAGAAGCTGGAGGCCATGTACCGCCGGGCCCTGATGCAGTTGCACGTCGAACAGCGGGGGCCGCGCCCGCGTGGGGACAAGGAGGAGCCCTGTCCACGCAGACCCGACTCAGTTCAGCGAACCCCGGAGCCGGAGCCCGAGCCCTCGGAACCCTGGCTGTAG